A genomic region of Salinibacterium sp. NK8237 contains the following coding sequences:
- the ftsH gene encoding ATP-dependent zinc metalloprotease FtsH, producing MDFKRIFRGPIPYIIIGIAAVSIAASFLLGEGYKEITTQEGLDLLQGSTVSSATIIDGEQRVDLELSKADGDNGTKVQFYYVAPRGTEIVSAINGADVSEFNDQVPQENFFVSFLSIMLPFLIIGIIFFFIFSRMQGGGGKVMQFGKSKAKLVGKDTPQATFADVAGADEAIEELEEIKDFLKEPAKFLAVGARIPKGVLLYGPPGTGKTLLAKATAGEAGVPFYTISGSDFVEMFVGVGASRVRDLFEQAKQNAPAIIFIDEIDAVGRHRGAGIGGGNDEREQTLNQLLVEMDGFDVNANVILIAATNRPDVLDPALLRPGRFDRQIGVDAPDKIGRKQILEVHAKGKPMAEGVDLEVLARKTPGFTGADLANVLNEAALLTARSNAQLIDNRALDEAVDRVMAGPQRRSRLMNDKEKLVTAYHEGGHAVAAASMRNTDPVTKITILPRGRALGYTMVMPLEDKYSVSRNELLDQLAYAMGGRVAEEIVFHDPTTGASNDIEKATSIARRMVTEYGMSARVGSVKLGSASSEPFMGRDMSSSREYSDELAKIIDEEVRLLIEKAHDEAWQMLNENRKVLDTIALELMEKETLDHVELDKIFEGMAKLPERPQWLSSDARPVSQLPPITVPKKKVAEAEASDSDESTPSKPARTPRPRKSPGVATA from the coding sequence ATGGATTTTAAGCGCATTTTCCGCGGCCCCATTCCGTACATCATCATCGGTATCGCCGCCGTCTCCATCGCCGCGAGCTTTCTCCTCGGCGAGGGCTACAAAGAGATCACCACGCAAGAAGGTCTCGACCTTCTTCAGGGATCGACGGTGTCCTCCGCCACGATCATTGACGGCGAGCAGCGTGTAGACCTCGAGCTTTCCAAAGCCGACGGCGACAATGGCACGAAGGTGCAGTTCTACTACGTAGCGCCCCGTGGCACCGAGATTGTCTCGGCGATCAACGGTGCTGACGTCTCCGAGTTCAACGACCAGGTTCCTCAAGAGAACTTCTTCGTCTCCTTCCTCTCGATCATGCTGCCGTTCCTCATCATCGGCATCATCTTCTTCTTCATCTTCAGCCGCATGCAGGGTGGCGGCGGCAAGGTCATGCAGTTCGGCAAATCGAAGGCCAAGCTCGTGGGTAAAGACACCCCGCAGGCCACTTTTGCGGATGTCGCTGGTGCTGACGAAGCCATCGAAGAGCTCGAAGAAATCAAAGACTTCCTGAAAGAACCGGCCAAGTTCTTGGCTGTTGGCGCCCGCATCCCGAAGGGCGTACTGCTGTACGGCCCTCCCGGAACGGGTAAGACCCTGCTGGCCAAGGCCACTGCGGGTGAAGCTGGCGTGCCGTTCTACACAATCTCTGGTTCTGACTTCGTTGAAATGTTCGTGGGTGTCGGTGCAAGCCGTGTTCGCGACCTCTTCGAGCAGGCCAAGCAGAATGCTCCCGCAATCATCTTTATCGATGAGATCGATGCTGTCGGTCGTCACCGTGGTGCCGGAATCGGTGGCGGTAACGATGAGCGCGAGCAGACCCTCAACCAGTTGCTGGTCGAGATGGATGGTTTCGACGTGAACGCCAACGTCATCCTCATCGCCGCAACAAACCGCCCTGACGTTCTCGACCCCGCGCTTCTGCGCCCCGGTCGTTTCGACCGCCAGATCGGTGTGGATGCTCCCGACAAGATCGGCCGCAAACAGATTCTCGAAGTGCACGCCAAGGGCAAGCCCATGGCCGAGGGCGTTGACCTCGAAGTGCTCGCTCGCAAGACGCCAGGCTTCACCGGTGCTGACCTCGCGAACGTGCTCAACGAAGCAGCCTTGCTCACCGCGCGCTCCAACGCGCAGCTCATCGACAACCGTGCCCTCGACGAGGCCGTTGACCGAGTCATGGCTGGCCCACAGCGTCGTTCGCGTCTCATGAACGACAAAGAGAAGCTCGTCACGGCATACCACGAGGGTGGTCACGCGGTGGCTGCCGCCTCGATGCGCAACACCGACCCCGTCACGAAGATCACCATTCTTCCTCGCGGCCGTGCCCTCGGTTACACGATGGTCATGCCGCTCGAAGACAAGTACTCCGTGTCGCGTAACGAGCTGCTCGATCAGCTCGCCTACGCGATGGGTGGCCGGGTTGCAGAAGAAATCGTGTTCCACGACCCGACGACCGGGGCATCCAACGACATCGAGAAGGCCACCTCGATCGCCCGCCGCATGGTTACCGAATACGGCATGAGTGCCCGAGTCGGTTCCGTGAAGCTGGGCAGTGCATCGAGCGAACCATTCATGGGTCGCGACATGAGTTCGAGCCGCGAGTACTCCGATGAGCTGGCCAAGATCATTGACGAAGAAGTCCGTCTGCTGATCGAGAAAGCTCACGACGAGGCCTGGCAGATGCTCAACGAGAACCGCAAGGTGCTCGACACGATCGCGCTTGAGCTGATGGAGAAAGAGACCCTCGACCACGTTGAGCTCGACAAAATCTTCGAGGGAATGGCCAAGCTTCCTGAGCGCCCCCAGTGGCTCTCGAGCGACGCGCGCCCTGTCTCGCAGTTACCTCCCATCACGGTGCCCAAGAAGAAGGTCGCGGAGGCTGAGGCGAGCGACAGCGACGAGTCCACGCCTTCGAAGCCGGCACGCACCCCACGGCCACGTAAGTCGCCCGGGGTAGCAACGGCCTAG
- the folE gene encoding GTP cyclohydrolase I FolE has product MSIDLARIEAAVAEILDAVGEDPTRAGLTATPRRVAEAYSEFFAGNTIDPLVHLSDSIEFTAKADQTGELVLVRDIEFRSMCEHHLLPFLGVAHVAYVPDERIIGLGNIARVVETIAARAQLQERLTEEITDAINTGLSPRGVLVVIDAVHGCVSARGPRQTASSTVTLASRGVLSDPVERAEVMALIGRGGDA; this is encoded by the coding sequence ATGTCGATCGACCTCGCACGCATTGAAGCTGCGGTAGCCGAGATTTTGGATGCCGTCGGCGAAGACCCCACGCGGGCAGGCCTCACCGCCACCCCGCGTCGGGTCGCCGAGGCGTACTCCGAGTTCTTCGCGGGCAACACGATCGACCCCCTCGTGCACCTCTCCGACAGCATCGAATTCACCGCGAAAGCGGATCAAACGGGCGAGCTTGTGCTCGTGCGCGACATCGAGTTTCGGTCGATGTGTGAACACCACCTGTTGCCGTTTCTGGGCGTCGCGCATGTCGCCTACGTTCCAGACGAACGCATCATCGGCTTGGGCAATATTGCCCGGGTCGTGGAGACGATTGCCGCGCGTGCCCAACTGCAAGAGCGGCTGACCGAAGAGATCACCGACGCGATCAATACGGGGTTGTCGCCGCGGGGCGTGCTCGTTGTTATCGATGCCGTTCACGGTTGTGTGTCCGCTCGCGGACCGCGCCAGACCGCTAGCTCCACTGTGACCTTGGCGTCTCGTGGAGTTCTCAGCGATCCGGTAGAGCGCGCTGAAGTAATGGCGCTCATCGGCCGAGGTGGCGATGCGTAG